A window of Halobellus sp. LT62 contains these coding sequences:
- a CDS encoding universal stress protein yields MYDQILIPYDGSDEAEKGAKHGIELAAALGSTVHGLYVIDLPGTPRALALRDDEEKMREDYRRYGDEVLSELSEMGEEHGVDVVTETRTGTPSEEIVDYAKDEGMDAIVMGSAYRGKIGGLLGGTMDKVVRSATVPVVSQRMRMEEV; encoded by the coding sequence ATGTACGATCAGATACTGATACCCTACGACGGGAGCGACGAGGCGGAAAAGGGCGCTAAACACGGGATCGAACTCGCTGCTGCACTCGGGTCGACCGTTCACGGTCTCTACGTCATCGACTTACCGGGGACACCGCGAGCGCTGGCACTGCGAGACGACGAAGAGAAGATGCGCGAGGATTATCGGCGATACGGCGACGAGGTGCTCTCGGAGCTCTCGGAGATGGGCGAAGAGCACGGCGTCGACGTCGTCACGGAGACGCGGACCGGCACGCCGAGCGAGGAGATCGTCGACTACGCGAAAGACGAGGGAATGGACGCCATCGTGATGGGATCGGCCTACCGCGGGAAGATCGGCGGCCTGCTCGGCGGCACGATGGACAAAGTGGTGCGGAGCGCGACGGTTCCGGTCGTCAGTCAGCGAATGCGGATGGAAGAAGTCTGA